The Candidatus Margulisiibacteriota bacterium genome includes the window AAGCTACTTTTCTCCTCATGTCATGCTGCCGATCTTAACCACCAGGAGTTGCTATTGGAGAAAATGCGCATTTTGCACCCATTATCGCGGTTATCTGGCTCCGTTCAGCGTCAGGAACGTTGAAATGGTTATCGACGACCTAAAAGTGTTGATCGCTAAATATAATGCGCGATATTTCATATTCGTGGATGAAGCGGTCCACCCCAGGATATTGGAACAATTATCGAATGCTATTTTACGTGAGGATATTAAGATTTTCTGGAGTTGCATGGCAAGGTTTGATGAGGCATTGAGCCCCGAGCTGCTGGCTAAAATGTCTAAGGCCGGTTGCCGGTTTATCTGGTTTGGCCTGGAATCAGGCAGCCAGAGAATATTGAATTTAATGGAAAAAGGCACGCGGATAAAAACGATAGAAAAGATATTGCGGGGATGCAAGAAGGCCGGCATCGATACGTTTTTAATGGCTTTTCTTGGCTTCCCCAGCGAGACAATAAAGGAAGCGAAAGGTACGCTGGCTTTTATTGAAAAAAACAAAAGGAACATCGGCTGGGTCGTTGTGGAACAAAATTTTATCCTGGAAGAAGGTTCCAAGGTCTTCGTCAGCCCCGAAAAATATAAAATAGGTAGAATTAAGCCTAATAGTAAGAACGAAGATCTGAAGGTGTCTCATGATTATGAAGTGACTGCCGGCATGTCGCAGGCTCGAGTAGAGAAATTTCAGAGGGAGGCGCCAAAAGAACTTTCTTTGCCTTTAAGAACAAGAGGACATTATTTTCTTTATAAAACAAAATGGGGCCAGATGGACAAAGTCAGAAAACGCGGTTCAAATGAAAGGAAGCTATCAAGACGCGGGCAGGGCACGCCTGGAAAAGAAAACACATATTTATTAACAGCCGGGACTATTTATGGCGAGTTCCAATATGACCTGCGTGAGGCAGAACAGATACTAAGTAAATATTTTAATAATGATAAGCCTAAAATAATAAAGGCAGATAAAATGAGAACGGGATTCTTATATAATATCTTAACCAGAGAAAGCCATTTTCTCTACAATTACGGGATCGACATCTTTGTCTTGGCCTGCCAAAAGCTCGCGATCAATGAAATAATCGATCTGATCAGTAAAAAATTTGATCTACCAATTAATTACGCGAAAGGCGAGGTGACCCG containing:
- a CDS encoding radical SAM protein, with protein sequence MKILLLVPPRCEPAQPVLGVPSLTAFLKQNGHEVVQRDLSIEAYNYFLDEGRLKNSINQIKDRLKAFEKSGQPLKTIKKIDEYYNLSRADMVYPYIVANLGEAKRIVHDQEEFYDIGKYQWAFKVLDAALFIVSMEYYPITFSTSKYENIISNAWESTKKLKKCIENDQGNIFKEYYQGILTDILNEDFKLIGISVSYMEQIVPALTLAKIIKGKNKNIHVTIGGSFISALADKIAQNKSINEYGDSFVVYDGEIPLLRLAEALEQNKSLENVPNLIYKANGQIRVNKLDSTLKARDLPTPDFEGLPLESYFSPHVMLPILTTRSCYWRKCAFCTHYRGYLAPFSVRNVEMVIDDLKVLIAKYNARYFIFVDEAVHPRILEQLSNAILREDIKIFWSCMARFDEALSPELLAKMSKAGCRFIWFGLESGSQRILNLMEKGTRIKTIEKILRGCKKAGIDTFLMAFLGFPSETIKEAKGTLAFIEKNKRNIGWVVVEQNFILEEGSKVFVSPEKYKIGRIKPNSKNEDLKVSHDYEVTAGMSQARVEKFQREAPKELSLPLRTRGHYFLYKTKWGQMDKVRKRGSNERKLSRRGQGTPGKENTYLLTAGTIYGEFQYDLREAEQILSKYFNNDKPKIIKADKMRTGFLYNILTRESHFLYNYGIDIFVLACQKLAINEIIDLISKKFDLPINYAKGEVTR